The proteins below come from a single Chitinophaga pinensis DSM 2588 genomic window:
- the ureE gene encoding urease accessory protein UreE, with product MIIIEKIEGNIVTCPTEPRITDPLQLEWFETGKRVLRRYTLGGQEIALRFMREAPMLQQGDIVWMDDKRAIVVSILPAQAIVLRPATMTDMAVICYEIGNKHLPLFLDGNEVLVPYEEPLFRWLEAKGYAPAKELRTLTNMLRSNVIPHEHGGSGSLFSKIMQLAGK from the coding sequence ATGATCATTATAGAAAAAATAGAAGGCAATATCGTTACCTGCCCGACAGAACCCCGGATCACTGATCCGTTGCAGCTGGAGTGGTTTGAAACAGGGAAACGCGTATTGCGCCGCTATACGCTCGGGGGACAGGAAATTGCCCTTCGTTTTATGCGGGAAGCACCTATGCTGCAACAGGGGGATATTGTGTGGATGGATGATAAAAGAGCCATTGTGGTGAGTATTCTGCCGGCACAGGCCATTGTGCTGCGACCGGCAACCATGACGGATATGGCGGTGATCTGTTATGAGATCGGGAATAAACACCTGCCGCTTTTCCTGGATGGAAATGAAGTGCTGGTGCCATATGAGGAACCTTTATTCCGATGGCTGGAAGCAAAAGGATACGCACCGGCAAAAGAACTCAGGACATTGACCAATATGCTCAGAAGCAACGTCATTCCGCATGAACATGGCGGCTCCGGCTCGCTCTTCAGCAAAATCATGCAGCTGGCAGGAAAATAA
- the ureC gene encoding urease subunit alpha, producing MSLKINRDRYAAMYGPTTGDKVRLGDTDIIIEIEHDHTVYGDEAKFGGGKTIRDGMAQSSTATREQGVLDMVITSVMIIDHWGIVKADIGIKDGRIVKIGKAGNPDTMDGVDPEMIIGASTEVHGGAGLIATAGGIDTHIHFISPQQITHALHSGITTMIGGGTGPADGTNATTVTPGKWFIRKMLQSADAFPMNLGFLGKGNCATDAPLWEQIEAGALGLKIHEDWGSSPAVINASLKAADKYDVQIAIHTDTLNESGFLEDTIKAIDGRVIHTYHTEGAGGGHAPDIIKAAMYPNILPSSTNPTRPYTVNTIDEHLDMLMVCHHLDKSVPEDVAFADSRIRPETIAAEDILHDMGVFSMMSSDSQAMGRVGEVIIRTWQTADKMKKQRGALKEDEGKQNDNFRAKRYVAKYTINPAITHGIATHVGSLEPGKLADIVLWKPALFGAKPEMIIKGGMIICSRMGDPNASIPTPQPVIYREMFGAFGGALHKTCVTFVSQAAAGKNIAQEYGLQKIVLPVKNCRNIGKKDMVHNDSTPEITVNPETYEVTVDGQVLTCEPATVLPLAQRYFLF from the coding sequence ATGAGTCTTAAAATAAACCGTGACCGCTATGCGGCTATGTATGGTCCTACGACAGGCGATAAGGTACGCCTGGGCGATACGGACATCATCATTGAAATAGAACATGATCATACTGTATATGGTGATGAAGCGAAATTTGGCGGCGGAAAGACCATCCGTGACGGGATGGCACAGTCATCTACTGCCACCCGTGAACAAGGCGTGTTGGATATGGTCATTACCAGCGTCATGATCATCGATCACTGGGGGATTGTGAAAGCAGATATCGGTATTAAAGACGGGCGTATCGTAAAGATCGGAAAGGCCGGTAATCCCGATACCATGGACGGTGTAGATCCTGAGATGATCATCGGCGCCAGTACCGAAGTACATGGTGGCGCTGGTCTGATCGCTACTGCCGGTGGTATTGATACGCATATTCATTTTATCAGTCCGCAGCAGATTACCCATGCCCTGCACAGCGGTATCACCACCATGATCGGCGGGGGTACCGGACCTGCCGATGGTACAAACGCCACTACGGTAACACCGGGTAAATGGTTTATCCGGAAGATGCTGCAATCTGCTGACGCCTTTCCCATGAACCTGGGATTTCTCGGGAAGGGCAACTGTGCGACTGATGCGCCATTGTGGGAACAGATAGAAGCCGGGGCACTGGGACTTAAAATACATGAGGACTGGGGTTCTTCTCCGGCAGTGATCAATGCGTCTCTTAAAGCAGCTGATAAATACGATGTACAGATAGCGATTCATACGGATACCCTGAACGAATCCGGTTTCCTGGAAGATACGATCAAAGCTATTGACGGCAGAGTGATTCATACGTATCATACGGAGGGCGCCGGTGGCGGACATGCCCCTGATATCATCAAGGCAGCTATGTACCCTAATATCCTGCCTTCTTCCACTAATCCTACCAGACCTTATACGGTGAATACCATCGATGAACATCTGGATATGCTGATGGTCTGTCATCACCTGGATAAAAGTGTACCGGAAGACGTAGCTTTTGCTGATTCCCGTATCCGGCCGGAGACGATTGCAGCGGAAGATATCCTGCATGATATGGGCGTATTCAGCATGATGAGCTCTGATTCTCAGGCCATGGGGCGCGTGGGAGAAGTGATCATCCGTACCTGGCAGACGGCAGATAAGATGAAGAAACAAAGGGGAGCACTGAAAGAAGATGAGGGGAAACAAAACGATAACTTCCGTGCAAAACGATATGTAGCGAAATACACGATCAATCCGGCTATTACGCATGGTATTGCTACCCACGTCGGTTCTCTGGAGCCTGGTAAACTGGCGGATATCGTATTGTGGAAGCCCGCCTTATTCGGCGCCAAGCCGGAAATGATCATCAAAGGAGGCATGATCATCTGCAGTCGTATGGGGGATCCGAATGCCTCTATTCCGACGCCGCAACCTGTTATATACAGGGAGATGTTTGGCGCTTTCGGAGGGGCATTGCATAAGACCTGTGTGACCTTTGTATCGCAGGCGGCAGCAGGAAAGAATATCGCGCAGGAATATGGATTACAGAAGATCGTATTGCCGGTAAAGAACTGCCGCAATATTGGCAAGAAAGATATGGTACATAACGACAGTACACCCGAAATAACTGTCAATCCGGAAACCTACGAAGTAACTGTGGATGGTCAGGTACTGACCTGTGAACCGGCAACGGTCCTGCCACTGGCGCAACGTTATTTCCTGTTTTAA
- a CDS encoding TonB-dependent receptor family protein — protein MKKLLLALGIFPLATYAQSYSDTTHRLREVVIQAYPGKQFTLLQVPTSSTVLTSRQLALQQGVTLLPAMNTVPGVRMEERSPGSYRLSLRGSLLRSPFGIRNVKIYLDEIPLTDAGGNSYLNLSDPGSFQGIEVLKGPDGSQFGANSGGVILLHPAGTLPDSSRLRADIQGGSYGLFREQVGWQQQWGNYKLNVYQAVHRSDGYRDNSAMQRYYIQTAQQWQYNAHNQLKLIAFYSDLDYRTPGGLTEAQMNANPKAARPATPALPGAITQKAGIRNKTAFGGLVHTSQLAEHWQHVISVYGSNTHFENPFITNYEARDENTAGARTYIALQDQPLGNSGMRLDWTTGLEWQQTTSDIDNYGNRAGVRDTLQAASDITARQYFYFTGLTLRPGKQWVAEAAVSVNYYRYHFNDVAAGVDGKKKFTAELMPRFSLSYLITPALAARATVSRGYSPPSIAEVRASDNIINTGLQAETGWNYETGLRLNSRNNRFMADAAVFYYKLQDAIVRKLHDNGTEFFTNAGGTNQTGVEFQGSAWLLMPRREGFLRGIQLQESFTYSHFRFSNYNSAGKDFSGNALTGVPKTVVTGSLLIELPARVSLYGQYNFVDRLPLDDANTAFSKEYHLVQAKVNWEVNKWLAVYAGADNLLNQRYNLGNDLNAVGARYYNPAPDRNYYGGVRVTL, from the coding sequence ATGAAAAAACTGCTTCTGGCGCTTGGCATATTCCCGCTGGCCACGTACGCACAATCATATTCTGATACTACGCATCGCCTGCGCGAAGTAGTGATTCAGGCATATCCTGGTAAACAGTTTACCCTGCTCCAGGTACCTACCAGCAGTACCGTACTGACCTCCCGGCAGCTGGCATTACAACAGGGCGTTACCCTGCTGCCTGCCATGAATACTGTTCCCGGCGTACGTATGGAAGAACGTTCTCCCGGCAGTTACCGCCTCTCTCTAAGAGGAAGCCTGTTGCGCTCTCCTTTTGGGATCCGCAATGTAAAGATCTACCTGGATGAAATTCCCCTGACAGATGCTGGTGGTAATTCTTACCTGAACCTCTCCGATCCGGGCAGCTTCCAGGGCATTGAAGTGTTAAAGGGACCTGACGGCAGCCAGTTTGGCGCTAACTCGGGTGGTGTGATACTCCTGCATCCTGCGGGTACCCTACCTGACAGCAGCCGCTTACGTGCTGATATACAGGGGGGCAGTTATGGCCTGTTCCGCGAACAGGTAGGCTGGCAGCAGCAATGGGGTAATTATAAACTGAATGTTTATCAGGCTGTACACCGTTCCGACGGCTATCGCGATAACAGCGCCATGCAGCGGTATTATATACAAACCGCCCAGCAATGGCAATACAACGCACATAATCAACTGAAACTGATTGCGTTTTACAGCGACCTGGATTATCGTACCCCAGGCGGACTGACAGAAGCACAGATGAACGCCAATCCGAAGGCTGCCCGTCCTGCGACGCCAGCCTTACCTGGCGCTATTACCCAGAAAGCCGGTATCCGTAATAAGACCGCTTTCGGTGGATTGGTACATACCTCCCAGCTTGCTGAACACTGGCAACATGTTATTTCCGTGTATGGTAGCAATACACATTTCGAGAATCCCTTCATCACCAATTATGAAGCAAGGGATGAGAATACCGCCGGTGCACGTACTTATATCGCTTTACAAGATCAGCCACTGGGCAACAGCGGGATGCGTCTCGACTGGACCACAGGTCTGGAATGGCAACAAACCACTTCAGATATCGACAACTATGGCAACCGCGCAGGTGTAAGAGATACCCTGCAAGCTGCCAGCGATATCACTGCCAGACAATACTTCTACTTTACCGGTCTGACCCTGCGTCCCGGCAAACAATGGGTGGCAGAAGCGGCTGTCAGTGTAAACTACTATCGTTATCACTTTAACGATGTAGCAGCTGGCGTAGATGGTAAGAAGAAATTCACGGCGGAACTGATGCCCCGTTTCTCCCTGTCTTACCTGATCACACCAGCGCTGGCTGCACGGGCGACAGTAAGCAGGGGCTACTCCCCTCCTTCTATTGCGGAGGTAAGGGCTTCCGATAATATCATTAATACGGGTCTTCAGGCGGAAACTGGCTGGAACTACGAAACAGGCCTTCGCCTGAACTCCCGTAATAACCGTTTCATGGCAGATGCAGCAGTCTTCTACTACAAATTACAGGATGCAATCGTACGTAAGCTCCATGATAATGGCACAGAGTTCTTCACCAATGCAGGTGGTACCAACCAGACAGGTGTAGAATTCCAGGGAAGTGCATGGTTACTGATGCCTCGTCGCGAAGGCTTCCTCCGTGGCATACAGTTACAGGAAAGTTTTACTTACAGCCACTTCCGCTTCAGCAACTATAACAGCGCCGGTAAGGACTTCTCCGGTAATGCCCTCACCGGTGTACCGAAAACAGTCGTAACAGGCAGTTTGCTGATAGAACTGCCTGCCAGGGTTTCCCTGTATGGTCAATATAACTTCGTTGACCGCTTACCGCTGGATGACGCCAATACTGCTTTTTCAAAGGAATATCACCTGGTACAGGCAAAGGTGAACTGGGAAGTGAATAAATGGCTGGCAGTATATGCCGGTGCGGACAACCTGCTGAACCAGCGTTATAACCTGGGGAATGACCTGAATGCAGTAGGTGCACGCTATTACAACCCTGCTCCTGACAGAAACTATTATGGCGGTGTAAGGGTGACCTTATAA
- a CDS encoding PQQ-dependent sugar dehydrogenase — MRKCLLPAAIVLLLFAACHNQPSASQSSADSTANTDTTAAAGSLPAPYATKSVNNYSNVMGWHDGKTPLAPGGLTVSALATDLKNPRWIYVMPNGDILVAESSSKSDVGNKVKDVVSGRAGSGNFGNSADRITLLRDADRDGKPELRTIFLQDLNQPFGMLLLDKTFYVANTDGILQFPYKTGDTVITAKGKKILDLPAGGYNNHWTRNIISNAAGNKIYVSVGSGSNNAEHGMENEHRRAGILEINPDGSGEKIYASGLRNPVGMDWAPGTKTLWTAVNERDGLGDDLVPDYMTSVKEGGFYGWPYAYWGKNPDPRMEDKQQPELVEKTIVPDLSLGAHTASLGLIFYKGKALPEKYRNGAFIGQHGSWNRSTLSGYKVVFVPFQNGKPAGSPEDFLTGFMADADKSEVYGRPVGVAVAADGALLVADDAGNTIWQVK, encoded by the coding sequence ATGAGAAAATGTTTACTACCCGCAGCCATTGTATTGTTATTATTTGCTGCCTGTCACAACCAGCCTTCTGCCAGTCAGTCATCCGCTGACAGTACTGCCAACACAGACACGACTGCTGCTGCCGGCTCTTTACCTGCGCCTTATGCAACAAAGTCCGTCAATAATTACAGCAATGTAATGGGCTGGCATGATGGTAAAACACCGCTGGCGCCCGGTGGACTAACCGTATCCGCACTGGCCACAGACCTAAAAAATCCCCGCTGGATCTACGTGATGCCCAATGGCGATATTCTTGTTGCAGAATCCAGCTCCAAATCAGATGTAGGCAATAAGGTCAAAGATGTAGTGAGCGGCAGAGCTGGTTCGGGGAATTTCGGCAACAGTGCAGACCGTATTACCTTATTGAGGGATGCAGACCGTGATGGTAAACCTGAACTGCGTACTATTTTCCTGCAGGACTTAAATCAACCTTTCGGTATGCTCCTGCTGGATAAAACATTCTATGTCGCCAATACAGACGGCATCCTGCAATTCCCTTATAAAACGGGCGACACCGTCATTACTGCAAAAGGCAAAAAGATACTCGATCTCCCGGCCGGTGGTTATAACAATCACTGGACGCGCAATATCATCTCCAATGCTGCAGGCAATAAGATATACGTGAGCGTTGGTTCCGGTAGTAACAACGCGGAACATGGTATGGAAAACGAACACAGACGTGCAGGTATCCTGGAGATCAATCCGGATGGCAGTGGAGAAAAAATATACGCCAGCGGACTTCGTAATCCTGTTGGTATGGACTGGGCGCCTGGTACCAAAACACTATGGACCGCCGTCAATGAAAGAGATGGTCTGGGCGATGACCTGGTACCCGATTATATGACCAGTGTAAAAGAAGGTGGCTTTTATGGATGGCCTTATGCTTACTGGGGCAAAAATCCGGATCCGAGAATGGAAGATAAGCAACAACCCGAACTTGTTGAAAAGACGATCGTACCAGATCTCTCATTAGGTGCTCATACCGCCTCTCTGGGACTTATCTTTTATAAAGGCAAGGCATTGCCTGAAAAATACAGAAACGGGGCTTTTATAGGGCAACACGGCTCATGGAACCGTTCAACACTTTCCGGCTATAAAGTAGTCTTCGTTCCTTTTCAAAACGGGAAACCGGCTGGTAGTCCGGAGGACTTCCTCACCGGATTCATGGCGGATGCGGATAAAAGCGAAGTATACGGCCGTCCCGTAGGTGTAGCAGTTGCAGCAGATGGCGCACTGCTCGTTGCGGATGATGCCGGTAATACCATTTGGCAGGTCAAATAG
- a CDS encoding energy transducer TonB produces MNARTIINADFLDILFDGRNKDYGAYELRRSEEKRVRNAIVGTASIALVIIGGYVLSNKLMAAGMHTRSQIETTPTVLKPIDIPEEAAVTPPPPPVNTPPPPARSSIAFVTPTITDQEIAENESEVPKMDDIGNKAIGVANTVGDDVNGIESPFENGVPGGNVVEPPKVEEKKTIFTFVEIMPSFPGGEEALAKFLQKNLRYPRLAQETGIEGKVFIQFVVNTDGKISDVQAVGAAKGGGLEEEAVRVVRMMPNWKPGKQNHEPVIVRFNLPIGFRLSE; encoded by the coding sequence ATGAATGCAAGAACAATTATTAACGCAGATTTTCTCGACATTCTTTTTGATGGTCGTAATAAAGATTACGGCGCCTATGAGTTACGCAGAAGTGAAGAAAAGCGTGTACGTAACGCTATTGTAGGCACAGCGTCTATTGCTTTGGTGATTATCGGAGGCTATGTACTCAGTAATAAACTGATGGCTGCGGGTATGCATACACGAAGTCAGATAGAAACAACGCCAACGGTATTAAAACCGATAGACATACCGGAAGAAGCAGCTGTAACTCCTCCACCTCCGCCTGTCAATACACCACCTCCGCCGGCCCGTTCATCTATTGCTTTTGTTACACCTACTATTACGGATCAGGAGATCGCGGAGAATGAATCAGAAGTGCCTAAGATGGACGATATCGGTAACAAAGCGATCGGTGTTGCCAATACGGTTGGCGATGATGTAAATGGTATTGAAAGTCCGTTTGAGAATGGTGTCCCTGGTGGAAACGTTGTTGAACCGCCTAAGGTAGAAGAGAAGAAAACCATTTTCACATTTGTGGAAATCATGCCTAGCTTTCCTGGTGGCGAAGAAGCATTAGCAAAATTCCTCCAGAAGAACCTCAGGTATCCCCGCCTTGCGCAGGAAACCGGTATCGAAGGAAAGGTCTTTATTCAGTTTGTTGTAAATACCGATGGCAAGATCAGCGATGTACAGGCAGTAGGTGCTGCAAAAGGTGGCGGATTGGAAGAAGAAGCTGTCAGGGTTGTAAGGATGATGCCAAACTGGAAACCTGGCAAACAGAACCATGAACCGGTAATTGTAAGATTTAACCTGCCTATCGGGTTCAGATTATCCGAGTAA
- the ureA gene encoding urease subunit gamma has product MHLTARETEKLLLYLAGELAEKRKARGLKLNYPEAIALISSRLQEAARDGQTVAQLMQYGATILSREDVMEGIPEMIDEIQIEATFPDGSKLVTVHHPIR; this is encoded by the coding sequence ATGCATTTAACGGCAAGGGAAACTGAAAAACTATTGTTATACCTGGCAGGAGAACTTGCTGAGAAGAGAAAGGCCAGGGGACTCAAACTGAATTACCCGGAAGCAATCGCCCTGATCAGCAGCCGTCTGCAGGAAGCTGCAAGAGACGGACAGACAGTGGCACAACTGATGCAGTATGGCGCTACCATACTTTCCCGGGAAGATGTCATGGAAGGTATTCCTGAAATGATCGACGAAATTCAGATAGAAGCTACTTTTCCGGATGGTTCAAAACTGGTGACAGTACACCATCCCATCAGATAA
- a CDS encoding phosphoenolpyruvate carboxylase, whose product MEAPVNNTLQLFKNLVGTKFQLYNSLFTALPFHKVERTGVFLSLFLIHCEEGYAKEKSPQEILNSYFQQYTSCSNEQQKLDLMFRFVQYAERQVVLFDALEDAAFRQIHDVHGAGTLSHLLSEITSEQAGEQLAKKLQDYSVRLVLTAHPTQFYPGGVLTIINDLSRALINDNTAQVNAYLQQLGKTPFFKKEKPTPYDEAISLIWFLENTFYPAAGRIISKLKSQFPAAVNSNNPVIRMGFWPGGDRDGNPFVTADITLRTAEALRGGIIKCYYLDVRRLKRRLTFKGIEQELNMLEEKLYNNLFIPGHKTNISQKEILDTLARVRIILIEENNGLFLTMLDDLVSRVELFGLFFATLDIRQDSSVHGPLLDCIAEKTDLLPKNYKDLPDNEKITHLLNIKGTANPEVLEDSLHKDTLATIAAVKDIQQNNGEFGCHRYIISHSMNALNVMEVYGLFLASGWQKDRLSVDIVPLFETIDDLRQAGNVMRELYDNAAYRAHLKKRYNKQTIMLGFSDGTKDGGYLMANWSIYKAKQELTRISREYEIDVVFFDGRGGPPARGGGKTHQFYASMGRDIANEEIQLTIQGQTISSNFGTVDSAQFNIEQLVHAGIANELFSSREQTMSGAGEALLQSLADEGYVAFNKLKHHPDFLDYLDFASPLRYYAETNIGSRPSKRNAAAKLNLNDLRAVPYVGAWSQLKQNVPGFYGVGSALEALEKAGKWEELRQLYKDSLFFRTLLGNCQMAMKKSYFPLTAAYGKHPRFGEVWNMIHDEHKRTRTLILKLVGETELMAAYPIDALSIQMRERIVLPLLTIQQAALARIRELNEAGNGDGLKETYEKLVVRCSFGIINAGRNSA is encoded by the coding sequence ATGGAAGCACCGGTTAATAATACCTTACAGTTGTTCAAGAACCTGGTTGGCACCAAGTTCCAGTTATACAATAGTCTTTTTACCGCATTACCTTTTCATAAGGTAGAGAGAACCGGCGTATTTCTGTCATTATTTCTTATCCACTGTGAAGAAGGGTACGCTAAAGAAAAAAGTCCCCAGGAAATTCTCAATTCTTATTTTCAGCAGTACACATCCTGCAGCAATGAACAGCAGAAGCTGGATCTCATGTTCCGTTTCGTGCAGTATGCTGAGCGTCAGGTAGTATTGTTTGACGCGCTGGAAGATGCAGCATTCCGTCAGATCCACGATGTGCATGGAGCAGGTACCCTGAGTCACCTGTTGTCCGAGATCACCTCAGAGCAGGCGGGAGAGCAGCTTGCGAAGAAATTACAGGATTATTCCGTACGACTGGTACTCACCGCACATCCCACACAGTTCTACCCCGGTGGCGTACTGACCATTATCAACGACCTGTCAAGGGCGCTGATCAATGACAATACTGCCCAGGTAAATGCATATCTCCAGCAGCTGGGTAAAACACCTTTCTTTAAGAAGGAAAAACCTACCCCTTATGATGAGGCCATCAGCCTGATCTGGTTCCTGGAAAATACGTTCTACCCTGCCGCCGGACGTATTATTTCCAAACTCAAGTCACAATTCCCCGCTGCTGTCAATAGTAATAATCCTGTTATCAGGATGGGCTTCTGGCCTGGAGGAGACCGTGATGGTAACCCGTTTGTAACGGCTGATATCACCTTACGGACAGCAGAAGCTTTACGTGGTGGTATTATTAAATGTTACTATCTCGATGTGCGCCGCCTGAAACGTCGTCTGACTTTCAAAGGCATTGAGCAGGAGCTGAATATGCTGGAAGAAAAGTTGTACAACAACCTTTTTATTCCGGGACACAAAACAAATATCAGTCAGAAAGAAATACTGGATACCCTCGCAAGGGTCCGTATTATACTCATAGAAGAAAACAACGGCCTGTTCCTCACGATGCTGGATGACCTGGTAAGCCGCGTGGAGCTCTTCGGTTTGTTCTTCGCTACACTGGATATCCGCCAGGATAGCTCTGTACATGGTCCTTTACTGGATTGTATCGCAGAGAAAACAGACCTGCTGCCGAAGAATTATAAGGATCTCCCTGATAATGAGAAGATCACGCACCTGCTGAATATCAAAGGAACCGCAAATCCGGAAGTGCTGGAAGATTCCCTGCACAAGGATACGCTGGCTACGATCGCAGCAGTGAAAGATATCCAGCAGAACAACGGTGAATTCGGTTGTCACCGTTACATCATCAGCCACAGCATGAATGCGCTGAACGTCATGGAAGTATATGGGCTGTTCCTGGCTTCCGGATGGCAGAAAGACCGCCTGAGCGTAGATATCGTGCCGCTGTTTGAAACCATCGATGACCTTCGCCAGGCAGGTAATGTGATGCGTGAACTGTATGATAATGCTGCCTACAGAGCGCACCTGAAAAAACGCTATAACAAGCAGACGATCATGCTCGGCTTCTCTGACGGTACCAAAGATGGTGGCTACCTGATGGCTAACTGGAGTATCTACAAAGCGAAACAGGAGCTGACCCGCATCTCCAGAGAATATGAGATCGATGTTGTTTTCTTTGACGGCCGTGGAGGTCCTCCTGCAAGAGGTGGTGGTAAAACGCACCAGTTCTACGCTTCTATGGGACGTGATATTGCTAACGAAGAAATTCAGCTCACCATACAGGGACAAACCATCAGTTCCAACTTCGGAACCGTGGATTCTGCCCAGTTCAACATCGAACAACTGGTACATGCCGGTATTGCCAATGAACTGTTCTCTTCCCGGGAGCAGACAATGTCCGGAGCCGGAGAAGCGCTGTTACAGTCACTTGCTGACGAAGGGTATGTTGCCTTTAACAAACTGAAACATCACCCTGACTTCCTGGATTACCTGGATTTCGCCAGTCCGCTGCGTTACTATGCAGAAACCAATATCGGTAGCCGTCCATCCAAAAGGAATGCTGCTGCCAAACTGAATCTTAATGACCTCAGGGCAGTACCTTATGTGGGTGCATGGAGCCAGCTGAAACAGAACGTACCTGGTTTCTACGGTGTAGGCTCTGCACTGGAAGCACTGGAGAAAGCAGGCAAATGGGAGGAGCTCAGACAGTTGTACAAAGACTCCCTGTTCTTCCGCACACTACTGGGTAACTGCCAGATGGCCATGAAGAAAAGTTATTTCCCGCTCACCGCTGCGTATGGTAAACACCCCCGCTTTGGTGAAGTGTGGAATATGATCCATGATGAGCACAAACGTACCCGTACCCTGATCCTCAAACTGGTGGGAGAAACAGAACTGATGGCCGCTTATCCGATAGATGCCCTGTCTATCCAGATGCGTGAGCGTATCGTATTACCATTGCTCACGATACAGCAGGCAGCACTGGCACGTATACGCGAACTGAATGAAGCCGGTAATGGTGATGGACTGAAAGAAACATACGAAAAACTGGTCGTACGTTGCTCCTTCGGGATCATCAACGCCGGTAGAAATTCTGCCTGA
- a CDS encoding UDP-glucose--hexose-1-phosphate uridylyltransferase, translating into MSENTFDLTAHPHTRLNILTGEWVLVSPHRSKRPWQGKVEAPALAQRPAYVEDCYLCPGNTRADGTKNTQYDGPIAFTNDFSALLADTPKGTVDEDELLIARSQKGICRVICFSPRHDLTLPEMELPDIRKVVDLWHTELESLTAVPFIKYIQIFENKGEIMGCSNPHPHGQIWASEDVPMELEKETRQQRKYFQQHGRSLLTAYLEKELKEGDRIIAENEHFVALVPFWAVWPYEAMIISRRHVQSLLQFTPAERDGLAAILKDLTTRYDNLFETSFPYSAGMHQMPFNDGDSHPEWHWHMHFYPPLLRSATVKKFMVGYEMLAHPQRDITPEFAAARLRELPVVHYKKQAGVPA; encoded by the coding sequence ATGTCTGAAAATACCTTTGATCTGACGGCACATCCTCATACCCGCTTAAATATTCTCACCGGAGAATGGGTACTGGTATCGCCACACCGTTCTAAACGTCCATGGCAGGGGAAAGTAGAAGCTCCTGCACTGGCACAACGTCCCGCCTATGTGGAAGATTGTTATCTGTGTCCGGGCAATACCCGCGCAGATGGTACGAAAAACACACAATACGATGGACCGATCGCTTTCACCAATGACTTCTCCGCCCTGCTGGCCGATACGCCAAAAGGAACGGTGGATGAAGACGAATTGCTGATCGCACGTTCACAGAAAGGCATTTGCCGCGTGATCTGTTTCAGTCCTCGTCATGACCTGACCTTACCGGAAATGGAACTGCCGGATATCCGTAAAGTGGTAGATCTCTGGCATACAGAGCTGGAATCGCTGACTGCAGTACCATTTATCAAATACATACAGATCTTCGAAAATAAAGGGGAGATTATGGGTTGCAGTAATCCGCATCCGCATGGTCAGATCTGGGCTTCCGAAGATGTGCCGATGGAACTTGAAAAAGAAACCCGTCAGCAACGCAAGTACTTCCAGCAACACGGACGCAGCCTGCTGACCGCTTACCTGGAAAAAGAACTGAAAGAGGGTGACCGAATCATCGCAGAAAATGAACATTTTGTTGCGCTGGTGCCTTTCTGGGCAGTATGGCCATATGAGGCGATGATCATCAGCCGCCGTCATGTACAAAGTCTGCTGCAGTTCACTCCTGCAGAACGTGATGGACTGGCCGCGATCCTGAAAGATCTCACCACCCGTTACGACAACCTGTTTGAAACATCATTCCCATATTCAGCAGGTATGCACCAGATGCCTTTCAATGATGGCGACAGTCATCCGGAATGGCATTGGCATATGCACTTCTATCCACCATTACTGCGCTCGGCGACAGTGAAGAAATTCATGGTAGGATATGAAATGCTGGCACATCCACAGAGAGATATTACGCCTGAATTTGCGGCCGCACGTCTCAGGGAACTGCCAGTAGTGCATTATAAGAAACAAGCCGGTGTGCCTGCTTAA